The DNA region GCGGCTGTTATGGCATGGGCCTTTTGAATGTATTGTAACATACATATTAAATTTTGACAGAACGGCATAGTGCCACTAAGCCGAACTGGTATAACACATTCAAATCTACTCCATTTTTTCTGGCAAACATTAGACTATTTTCACGGTAAACCATGAGCTACGACTCTCGTTCTTCTATATTGCGACGTGGTTTTAGACTCTCAAGTTCCCGATGTCAGCGTCGCAGTACAAAAGGCGCCTGCAAGTACAAATTAAAATCCATCTCAAGGGCGACGGAGAATTACTGTGTTCATCACTTAGCTATATCTGTACTGATGCCATTCTCAAGAGATTGGGTAGATTCTCAGAGGACATCCCCAGTGCCAACAAGGCCCGGCACCGTGTATCTTGGCAAGTACAGCTTTTCCCGCGACACACTGGAAGAAACGCGAAACGAGGAGCAGATCACAGACTTTAGGACGCCGCCAAAATCTTCGCGGTCGTTTCGCACCTCCATCAAGCGCGTTTTTGGCAAGCAGGCATTGCAACAGATTGAACCGCACCCGGACCCAACAAAGCGTCACCACAAGTTCAGGCGATGGCTCAACACGCCTGAGAAAGAATTCACTTGTACCTGGAGTGACTTTGAGGATGGCCTCGCCCCAAGAACAGCCACCACGTCAGACGAGGCTAGGTCGGAACGCAGCTCAGGCAACGAGGTTGCGAGCATGACGCATGGCACCGGAGAGTCTGCGTATGACACGTTGCGCCGCGAGCGCGATGATTCGAGCGATGTGGTCTTCGAAATGTTCAGCAGAATGTTCCTCGATTCAAATTCGGGAGCAACATTGCATGAAGATAAACTGCAAAGCGAACCAATCAAAACTGCAGGCTCTGCCCCCTGTGCACGCTCGAAGAATCGTTCTGGGAAGAGAAAACATACTATCCTTCGCAAGTTTCGCTCCACGCTCCGCAGGAGTCGGCCCCGCGAGACGGCAGGACAGTTCACTCTTACCGAGAAATACATGGGCTCCGACGAGAATCTTCAACGATGCTTGGATGACATGGACCTTATGCCCTTTGACTTGACAGCACCATCAACGGCTGGGAACAGCGGGGAGTTCCGCGATGCAAGTGCCGCCGCCCACGGCCATGAAACTGCTTTTGCAGGGGGCTTCTCGGACGCCGAGCGTACATACAGGCGTAGGTTCAGCAATGAGTCCTACGATTCTGGTTTTCTTCCAGGAGCCTTACACGTCAGGAAGATCCGCCAGTGCCATGCAGAAAGAAGTCCACATTGTGAGTAGCTAAaactgctgctcaaaaacaccaCAGCAACGGGTAGCGCTGCGTATAACCTGCGATAGATGTGCATTCATCGGATCCCTCCCACAAGAACGATTACGTAATACAGTAAGCATCAAACGTTTCAAACAAATACTGCGAAAGAACACTAGAAGGAGTGCACCTTTGCATCCTCGTCGATACTGTAACATAATGATGTGTTTCGGGGCTACGACCAAGTCAAAACTTAGCTTTCTACGCTATCtgttggcttcttctctctctGGCAGTCTTCTGACTCTTGGCCATTGTCTTGCATTTATTTTCATCATGGCACACATAAAAAATTATGTAGATGAAATATTAGCTCTGCTTAACAGAACTGACAACGGACTGGACAGGAAAAACAGCAGAAAGCAGGCAGAGATTGGGCAAGCAGTAGCTAGTTGGTATGGTCGGAAGCACTAATGAGGCTAGTGGAAGCACACCAGTGTCAATATTGGCAAAAAACGGCAATACCACGAGGGAAATCACAGCTTAC from Lachancea thermotolerans CBS 6340 chromosome C complete sequence includes:
- a CDS encoding KLTH0C01012p (conserved hypothetical protein), which encodes MSYDSRSSILRRGFRLSSSRCQRRSTKGACKYKLKSISRATENYCVHHLAISVLMPFSRDWVDSQRTSPVPTRPGTVYLGKYSFSRDTLEETRNEEQITDFRTPPKSSRSFRTSIKRVFGKQALQQIEPHPDPTKRHHKFRRWLNTPEKEFTCTWSDFEDGLAPRTATTSDEARSERSSGNEVASMTHGTGESAYDTLRRERDDSSDVVFEMFSRMFLDSNSGATLHEDKLQSEPIKTAGSAPCARSKNRSGKRKHTILRKFRSTLRRSRPRETAGQFTLTEKYMGSDENLQRCLDDMDLMPFDLTAPSTAGNSGEFRDASAAAHGHETAFAGGFSDAERTYRRRFSNESYDSGFLPGALHVRKIRQCHAERSPHCE